The Paenibacillus sp. G2S3 region GAGCTTCTTCTGCAATCCCGTTATGTGTTAAATGAGGAAGTGGAAGTTGCGATTGCCAGAATGCAGAGCACGGGTTCCAAAGCGTGGGGAAGGCTCTACATGGAGAGCGTATCGAGTACACTAGCAGGTGTGATGGTACAAGGGGAAACTAAGAAAGTAACGCTTGCGGAACTAAGGGGCATGGCCTATGAGAATAACGCTAAATTAAGAAAAGCAGCTTATGAAGCCGAGGCTGAAGCTTGTGGTCATATTGCTGGGGTTTGTGCAGCTTGCATGAATGGAATAAGTGGTGAAGCGCTAACGATTTATGGTATGCGTGGATATCAATCTTCTCTGGATAAGGTGTTAGTGGCTTCGAGAATGGACAATGAAACTTTATCAGCTATGCTCGCCGCTCTTCGGGAGAGTTTGCCAGCCTTTCATACCTATTATCAAAAGAAAGCCGAACTGCTGGGACATTCCACAAAGCTGCCTTTTTACGATATTTTCGCACCGATTGGCGAAGAAGGTGTGAAAATTTCTTATGAAGACGCTCAAAAAACAATCGTATCGAGCTTTGCAACTTTTAGCAACGAATTGGCCAATTTAGCTCAAAGGGCTTTTGATCAGCAATGGATTGATGCAGAACCAAGAGCGGGCAAGGGTGGTTATGGGCTCTGCTTAGATATTTTTCCGATAGGCGAGAGCAGAATCATGACACAGTTCACTGGAAATGCTATAGATATTAGTATCCTTGCCCATGAGCTCGGCCATGCATATCATAGCTCCTGTCTGGGAAATGAAACGATGCTTAACACAGATTATCCGATACCGATTGCCGAAACGGCTTCGATCTTTTGTGAGACGATCGTAAATCAGGCACTACTTACTAATTCGACCAAGAAGGAAGCGCAGCTTCTATTGGAGAGAAGTATTTCCGATGCTGGGTATTATCTTGTAGACTTCTATGCCCGTTATTTATTTGAGCTTGAATTATATGAGAGAAGAGCATTCGGTCCGTTGCCTGTTCAAGAGCTAAATGACTTGATGATTGCTTGTATGATGGAAGCTTATGGTGAGGGCATTGATCCTGACACAATCCATCCGTACATGTGGATGAACAAGGCCGGATATTTTATGGCTGGTTATGAATTTATGAACTTCCCGTATTCTTTCGGACTGTTATTCGCTAAAGGACTCTACTCAGAATATTTAAAAAAGGGCGAGGAGTTCGTCGCCCGATATGGTCAGTTTCTTAGTGCTACCAGCAAGCATAATATTGCAGATATAGCGAAGTTTATGGATATTGATGTGCACTCCATTGATTTTTGGAGAGGTGCTTTAAAGCTGATTGAAACTGATATTGAGGCATTCATCAGCACAACCTAAACAACTCTCCAGTTGTGATTACAGGTAGCTTCAATTTGGCCGCGTTTTTCAATGTAATTCGTGACAATTTCAGACATGTCGATCAGTACTTCTTTGACAATCGGCTTGCCTTTATACATCTCATAATCTCCGCCACCGCTTGCTCTATAGTTGTTCATAACAACATCATATTCCTTAGAGTCCTCTACAGGCTGTCCACGATACAGCAGATGGAGGACTCTTTTGCCTACAGGTTTATTGATATGAAGCTCGTATTGTATACCTTCCCACATATCATAATTGTAATGTTGCGATTTAGGTTCTACATAAGCAGGGTTAATAATTACATTTCCCTCAATATCCTTTTGAAAATAGTTGGCGGTTTGTTCCAGTGCCTCTTTTATAT contains the following coding sequences:
- a CDS encoding M3 family oligoendopeptidase, with translation MNMTWNLDSLYPSFESEKLRRDRELLGQIIIDLKAWAEGNLKHEGVSVAAIEDFLRLYNDYKSVYICLLAYAELTLSADSSSEEAMNLADDIEHVSSEIAGVVAGFKRWISTCDQIDELIVSSTYLLKHQFYLKELLLQSRYVLNEEVEVAIARMQSTGSKAWGRLYMESVSSTLAGVMVQGETKKVTLAELRGMAYENNAKLRKAAYEAEAEACGHIAGVCAACMNGISGEALTIYGMRGYQSSLDKVLVASRMDNETLSAMLAALRESLPAFHTYYQKKAELLGHSTKLPFYDIFAPIGEEGVKISYEDAQKTIVSSFATFSNELANLAQRAFDQQWIDAEPRAGKGGYGLCLDIFPIGESRIMTQFTGNAIDISILAHELGHAYHSSCLGNETMLNTDYPIPIAETASIFCETIVNQALLTNSTKKEAQLLLERSISDAGYYLVDFYARYLFELELYERRAFGPLPVQELNDLMIACMMEAYGEGIDPDTIHPYMWMNKAGYFMAGYEFMNFPYSFGLLFAKGLYSEYLKKGEEFVARYGQFLSATSKHNIADIAKFMDIDVHSIDFWRGALKLIETDIEAFISTT